The following coding sequences are from one Desulfosporosinus orientis DSM 765 window:
- a CDS encoding DUF2867 domain-containing protein yields the protein MKIVEMTSVPKDSLVNKVFPEIHYLDSFRLKAPVNCSLETFTLTLVVSYPSWVSKLMSIRDTIVKLFGLKTSPKLQQLNTKIEPGERIGIFKVYSISEKEILLGEDDKHLNFRLTIYKEHSNQFIYVSTVVHFNNLLGKLYFFPVKPFHRLIVLAGLKETIKKLS from the coding sequence ATGAAAATAGTTGAAATGACCAGCGTACCTAAAGACTCGCTTGTAAATAAAGTTTTTCCCGAAATTCACTACTTAGACTCATTTAGACTAAAAGCACCAGTTAACTGTAGTCTTGAAACTTTTACCTTAACATTAGTTGTCTCTTATCCATCCTGGGTAAGTAAACTTATGTCTATTAGAGATACAATTGTTAAATTATTTGGGCTAAAGACATCACCAAAGCTCCAACAGCTTAATACCAAAATAGAACCAGGAGAACGGATAGGAATCTTTAAGGTTTACTCTATTAGTGAGAAAGAAATTCTCCTAGGTGAAGATGATAAACATCTCAATTTTCGTTTGACAATATACAAAGAACACTCTAATCAATTTATTTATGTATCAACAGTAGTTCACTTCAATAATTTGTTGGGAAAACTATATTTCTTTCCGGTAAAGCCTTTTCATAGATTAATTGTTCTAGCTGGACTTAAGGAGACAATTAAAAAACTATCGTAA
- a CDS encoding sigma-54-dependent Fis family transcriptional regulator, which yields MIYTSQDQLKKTWRRFINEGIFEGESVRETIRDSWERCHNYNVDPIKSKPIAVYHGAELESHLHKYRKLINVSIPVMKNLLDYVGDGNFVIVLADEQGCLLEMLGDEKVKTSAIAGDFVPGMNWSEKTIGNNGVGTALFLDKPVQIFGREHYWREAHHWTCSGAPIHDPQGRLIGALVISGAYEKVHPHTLGMVVTAVKAIENQLKLEETVSLLEISNNYKNAIIESISEGLLAVDEEGKITQINSIAAHYLEHNAAEALKGSCDTILGDKNYDLKNIITCNRQITDQEVDISTDKSKKTYLVTSRPIKGNGINKGTVLLFSEIARAQKLVQRMSGARGDFTFLDLIGEDPAYIETLELARKAADSTSNVLLLGESGTGKDVFAQAIHNTGIRKKGPFVALNCGAIPRELIASELFGYVEGAFTGARRGGKMGKFELASGGTIFLDEIGEMPLELQTSLLRVLETKTITRVSGNEVIPVDVRIIAATNKDLALEVSQGKFRQDLFYRLNVFAIPMVPLRERKEDVVLFTKKILANLSIKFKKPPIQPDKTVLELFKKYSWPGNVRELQNVLERVVNVCNDTILTIDHLPAEIRSAKTRENHIPVKNYERSLIESLLEKHNRNITRVANELGIARTTLYQKIARYNL from the coding sequence ATGATTTATACATCGCAGGACCAGCTAAAAAAGACTTGGAGAAGGTTCATCAACGAAGGGATATTTGAGGGTGAATCTGTTCGGGAGACCATACGGGATTCTTGGGAGCGTTGTCATAATTATAATGTTGACCCTATCAAATCAAAACCCATTGCTGTGTATCATGGAGCTGAATTAGAAAGTCATTTGCATAAATATCGCAAACTGATCAATGTGAGTATACCGGTCATGAAGAACCTTTTAGATTATGTCGGAGATGGAAATTTTGTTATTGTCTTAGCTGACGAGCAAGGATGCTTGCTGGAAATGCTTGGTGACGAGAAAGTAAAAACGTCAGCAATCGCCGGTGATTTTGTGCCAGGGATGAATTGGTCGGAAAAAACGATTGGCAATAACGGGGTTGGGACCGCCTTATTTTTAGATAAACCCGTACAAATATTCGGACGAGAGCATTATTGGCGGGAAGCACACCATTGGACTTGTTCTGGGGCTCCCATTCACGATCCTCAAGGTAGGTTAATCGGTGCCCTCGTCATTAGCGGCGCATATGAAAAAGTTCACCCTCATACCTTGGGAATGGTGGTTACCGCAGTTAAGGCAATAGAAAACCAGTTAAAGTTGGAAGAAACAGTTTCATTATTGGAAATATCAAATAACTACAAAAATGCTATTATTGAATCTATCTCAGAAGGGTTATTAGCTGTCGACGAAGAGGGGAAGATCACTCAAATAAACAGTATAGCCGCCCATTATTTAGAGCATAATGCTGCCGAAGCCCTTAAGGGCAGCTGTGATACCATTTTAGGTGATAAAAACTATGACTTGAAGAATATCATTACCTGCAACAGGCAGATAACGGATCAAGAAGTTGATATTTCTACCGATAAGAGCAAAAAAACCTATCTGGTTACGTCGCGTCCTATCAAGGGTAATGGTATTAATAAAGGCACTGTCCTTCTGTTCAGCGAAATTGCACGTGCTCAAAAACTGGTACAACGTATGAGCGGAGCCAGAGGGGATTTTACCTTTTTGGATTTAATCGGAGAAGATCCGGCTTACATAGAAACTTTGGAGCTTGCCCGAAAAGCCGCAGACAGCACCTCCAACGTCTTGCTGCTCGGAGAAAGCGGCACCGGCAAAGATGTGTTTGCCCAAGCAATTCATAACACGGGAATTAGAAAAAAAGGTCCCTTTGTAGCGCTGAATTGCGGAGCTATCCCCCGTGAGCTGATCGCCAGTGAGTTGTTTGGTTATGTTGAGGGCGCCTTCACCGGTGCCAGACGAGGAGGGAAAATGGGGAAATTTGAGCTGGCCAGCGGCGGCACTATATTTCTGGACGAAATCGGGGAAATGCCCTTAGAACTTCAAACCTCGCTTTTAAGGGTCTTAGAAACCAAGACGATAACTCGCGTCAGCGGCAACGAAGTCATACCGGTGGATGTACGGATTATAGCCGCTACCAATAAAGACTTGGCTCTTGAAGTCAGTCAAGGCAAGTTTCGCCAAGACCTTTTCTACCGGCTCAACGTCTTTGCCATACCAATGGTGCCTTTGCGTGAAAGAAAAGAAGACGTTGTCCTTTTCACCAAAAAAATTCTAGCCAATCTCAGTATTAAATTTAAAAAGCCGCCTATTCAGCCGGACAAAACTGTGCTGGAACTATTTAAGAAATATTCTTGGCCGGGAAACGTACGTGAACTGCAAAATGTATTGGAACGTGTGGTGAACGTCTGCAACGACACGATATTAACCATCGATCATTTGCCGGCAGAGATTCGTTCTGCTAAGACCCGAGAAAATCATATTCCAGTAAAAAATTATGAGAGGTCTCTTATCGAAAGTCTTCTCGAAAAGCACAACCGCAATATCACTCGGGTCGCTAATGAACTCGGTATTGCCAGAACAACGCTTTATCAAAAAATCGCCCGTTATAATTTATAA
- a CDS encoding thiolase family protein yields MEEVVIVGGARTPIGDFLGSLKDVTAVELGTAAVKAALKRAGVEPSIVEDVVGGMVYKAGVKGNPARQVQLAVGIPVETAAVTVDQQCASAMRALEIATQQLLLGKSSVSVVVGMESMSRVPYLLLKGRQGMRLGADSVEDSLLYDALIDPFMGYHMGVTAENLAEKYNISRKEQDELSVLSHKRAIAAIREGKFKDEIVPVEIKTRKGTIMVDEDEHPRADISLESLAKLKPAFKKDGTVTAGNASGLNDGAASLILTTAKKAMELGLKPIAKILATASFGVEPKFMGIGPAYVIPKALKYAGLEPKDIDYYEINEAFAAQFLAVNRELKLDMNTVNANGSGIALGHPVGCTGIRIVVTMLSEMKRRGSKYGVASLCVGGGPSMATVVEML; encoded by the coding sequence GTGGAAGAGGTTGTAATTGTAGGGGGGGCAAGAACGCCCATTGGTGATTTCCTGGGGTCTCTCAAGGATGTCACAGCTGTTGAGCTGGGGACTGCAGCGGTGAAAGCAGCTCTGAAGAGAGCGGGAGTAGAACCAAGTATCGTTGAGGATGTGGTAGGGGGTATGGTCTATAAAGCCGGCGTCAAAGGAAATCCTGCTCGTCAGGTTCAGCTCGCCGTCGGTATTCCTGTAGAAACAGCTGCAGTTACAGTTGACCAACAATGCGCTTCGGCTATGCGGGCGTTAGAAATTGCAACACAGCAGTTGCTCTTGGGCAAGTCATCGGTAAGTGTCGTCGTTGGAATGGAAAGCATGTCGCGAGTTCCTTATCTATTACTCAAGGGGCGCCAGGGAATGCGTTTGGGGGCAGACTCGGTCGAAGACAGTTTGTTGTATGATGCGCTAATCGATCCCTTTATGGGATATCACATGGGTGTTACGGCTGAAAACTTGGCGGAAAAATACAACATATCAAGGAAAGAGCAAGATGAGTTATCAGTTCTAAGTCATAAACGGGCAATTGCAGCAATTAGAGAAGGAAAATTCAAAGACGAGATAGTCCCGGTTGAAATCAAAACTCGTAAGGGGACAATCATGGTTGACGAGGATGAACATCCCCGCGCAGATATCTCGCTGGAAAGTCTTGCAAAGTTAAAACCGGCTTTCAAGAAAGATGGGACTGTTACGGCCGGCAACGCTTCCGGTCTTAATGACGGCGCCGCGTCCTTGATATTAACGACGGCAAAGAAAGCTATGGAGCTTGGCCTTAAGCCTATTGCCAAAATTCTTGCCACTGCGTCGTTCGGTGTGGAACCTAAATTTATGGGTATTGGTCCAGCATACGTTATCCCTAAAGCTTTAAAATACGCCGGACTGGAGCCTAAGGATATTGACTATTATGAAATCAATGAAGCTTTTGCAGCGCAATTCCTGGCGGTGAACCGTGAATTAAAGTTAGACATGAACACTGTGAATGCCAATGGTTCGGGTATTGCTCTTGGACATCCTGTAGGATGCACTGGAATACGAATTGTAGTGACCATGCTTAGTGAAATGAAACGGCGTGGGAGTAAATATGGGGTTGCATCTCTTTGCGTTGGCGGCGGACCGTCAATGGCTACTGTAGTGGAAATGCTCTAA
- a CDS encoding aldehyde ferredoxin oxidoreductase C-terminal domain-containing protein, with protein sequence MLYEKAAKVLYIDLATGKIEIKQRTDLNDYLGGVGIASKLLEETVRPELPPLAPEQPIILAIGAISGIYPLITKTVAMFLSPLTGEMGESYAGGRLALALSMAGYDAVVISGKAARPSYIAIEGDDIQLKDARPIWGMDSDVVGQFLRDSEEGQGRRSILRIGPAGEKMVKFASVCVDTYRHFGRLGLGATMGSKLVKAIIVSGDKTTKIQNFKDYFRSYQAIFKSVTETDLMSKYHDLGTAINVESVSALGALPTKNLTENHFDDAEQISGETFAEENLVRKMACTGCPVGCIHIGQFRRKFDDGYDYESVSVAYDYELIYSLGSLLGINKTDEVLHMIEVVEKTGMDAISAGVALAWATESLLKGIVTETETILPLTFGNSENYSKAIRYLASRKNSFYQALGEGTRSAGAKFGGKEHALQVAGNEIPGYHTGYANLVGLTVGARHSHLCNAGYSVDQSIKDFDEHKAVDKLFDEELERCLLNSLVICLFARKLYNRETVLKALKAAGYPFSDDDLTLIAKRIYSTKLRLKQKLGFDPRQVELPKRFFKTPSMHGTLDSSIVERMINQYVEKCSALLAELN encoded by the coding sequence ATGTTATACGAAAAAGCTGCCAAGGTTTTATACATAGACCTGGCTACAGGTAAAATCGAAATCAAGCAGCGTACGGACTTAAACGATTATCTCGGTGGAGTCGGCATAGCATCGAAATTGCTCGAGGAAACGGTTAGACCTGAACTCCCTCCTTTAGCCCCTGAACAACCCATTATATTGGCGATTGGCGCAATATCAGGTATCTATCCACTCATTACTAAGACAGTTGCCATGTTCCTTTCCCCCCTTACTGGTGAAATGGGGGAAAGCTACGCGGGAGGCAGACTTGCTTTAGCATTATCAATGGCTGGCTATGATGCTGTTGTGATTTCAGGAAAAGCAGCTCGTCCTTCTTATATTGCTATTGAGGGAGATGATATCCAACTCAAGGATGCCCGTCCCATTTGGGGGATGGATTCGGACGTTGTTGGACAATTCCTTCGAGATTCAGAAGAAGGCCAAGGCAGACGCAGCATTTTGCGTATCGGGCCAGCCGGAGAAAAGATGGTCAAGTTTGCAAGCGTTTGTGTAGATACCTATCGGCATTTTGGACGGCTTGGCTTAGGTGCAACGATGGGCAGCAAGCTTGTCAAAGCAATTATTGTCTCTGGAGATAAGACTACTAAAATTCAAAACTTCAAAGACTATTTTCGTTCCTATCAAGCTATATTTAAATCTGTAACTGAAACTGATTTAATGTCAAAATATCATGATTTAGGGACAGCCATCAATGTCGAGTCAGTAAGTGCTTTAGGAGCCTTGCCCACTAAGAATTTGACAGAAAACCACTTTGACGATGCCGAGCAGATTAGCGGGGAAACTTTTGCAGAAGAAAACCTTGTCCGAAAGATGGCCTGTACGGGCTGTCCAGTAGGCTGTATCCATATTGGTCAATTCCGAAGGAAATTTGACGATGGGTATGACTATGAATCCGTCAGCGTTGCCTATGATTATGAGCTGATCTATTCACTAGGAAGCTTACTGGGTATCAACAAAACTGATGAAGTATTACACATGATCGAGGTAGTAGAAAAAACAGGTATGGACGCCATCTCTGCGGGTGTCGCCTTAGCGTGGGCCACTGAAAGTCTACTGAAAGGAATTGTGACCGAAACAGAAACTATTCTCCCCCTAACCTTTGGGAATTCGGAGAACTATTCTAAGGCCATTCGCTATTTAGCCAGTCGGAAAAATTCCTTTTACCAAGCTCTCGGTGAAGGGACCCGCTCTGCCGGAGCAAAGTTCGGCGGAAAAGAGCATGCGCTCCAAGTTGCAGGAAATGAAATACCAGGCTATCACACTGGATATGCCAACTTAGTTGGGCTTACCGTAGGTGCAAGACACTCACATTTATGCAATGCGGGTTACTCAGTCGATCAGTCCATAAAAGACTTTGACGAGCACAAAGCTGTCGATAAACTCTTTGACGAGGAACTTGAACGATGTCTCTTAAATTCCCTCGTTATCTGTCTTTTCGCTCGAAAATTATATAACCGAGAGACTGTACTAAAAGCTCTCAAAGCAGCAGGCTATCCTTTCTCAGATGATGATCTCACACTAATTGCTAAGCGAATATACTCAACAAAGCTGCGCCTTAAGCAAAAACTAGGGTTCGATCCGAGACAAGTCGAATTACCTAAACGCTTCTTTAAGACTCCAAGCATGCATGGAACGCTTGACTCTTCTATTGTAGAAAGAATGATTAATCAGTACGTAGAAAAATGTTCGGCCTTACTCGCCGAACTTAATTAA
- a CDS encoding PLP-dependent cysteine synthase family protein, with protein sequence MKDVTETIGNTPMVNLSRIAKAFGAEGNIFAKLEYLNPGFSKKDRVALQMIVEAERAGLLTPGQAVVELTSGNTGTGLAIVCACKGYKFIACMSKGNSIERARMMKALGAEVVLVDQMPGSIKGQVSGEDLALVEERSKQIVQELNAFRADQFSLEACNHAHEYYTGEELWEQTDGKIDAFVDFLGSGSTFSGCSKTLKKHNPQIRCYVAEPSTAAIYAGKEITDKGHKVQGGGYCMDLPLVDKALIDGYVQITNDEAQDTARKLAECEGIFAGFSSGANVCAALKLLSTTEKGKNIVVTLNDSGLKYLSTDLFQ encoded by the coding sequence TTGAAAGATGTCACAGAAACAATCGGTAACACTCCAATGGTGAACCTATCTAGAATTGCAAAGGCATTTGGCGCAGAAGGCAATATTTTTGCTAAGTTAGAATACTTAAATCCAGGTTTTAGTAAAAAAGACCGCGTTGCTTTGCAGATGATAGTCGAAGCAGAAAGAGCAGGACTTCTTACTCCGGGGCAAGCAGTTGTTGAGTTGACAAGTGGTAATACTGGAACTGGCTTAGCAATTGTATGTGCATGCAAAGGATATAAATTTATCGCTTGTATGTCTAAAGGTAATTCTATAGAGCGTGCCAGAATGATGAAAGCCTTAGGTGCAGAAGTAGTTCTTGTTGATCAGATGCCCGGCTCAATCAAAGGCCAAGTTTCCGGTGAGGATTTAGCTCTTGTTGAAGAACGATCAAAGCAAATTGTACAAGAGCTTAATGCTTTTCGAGCTGATCAATTCAGTTTAGAAGCGTGTAATCATGCCCACGAGTATTATACTGGTGAAGAACTATGGGAGCAAACAGATGGAAAAATAGATGCTTTTGTCGACTTTCTCGGAAGCGGCAGTACTTTTTCTGGTTGCTCTAAAACCCTAAAAAAACACAATCCTCAAATTCGCTGCTACGTTGCAGAACCTTCAACTGCTGCAATTTATGCAGGTAAAGAAATCACGGATAAAGGCCACAAAGTTCAAGGCGGCGGATATTGTATGGATCTGCCCCTAGTCGATAAGGCGCTTATTGATGGTTATGTACAGATTACAAATGATGAAGCACAGGATACTGCCAGAAAGCTCGCTGAATGCGAGGGTATATTTGCAGGTTTTTCATCTGGAGCAAACGTATGTGCCGCGCTTAAACTATTATCTACTACTGAAAAAGGAAAAAATATTGTAGTGACACTGAATGACAGTGGACTAAAATATTTGAGTACCGATTTATTTCAGTAA
- a CDS encoding enoyl-CoA hydratase/isomerase family protein, whose amino-acid sequence MSYETILVEIEEGIATITLNRPDVLNALNDKVFNELEEAATKLAADEAVRVVIITGGEKVFAAGADISQMATSSAVEVATGGNPAQKAFINIENMPKPVIASISGFALGGGCELTLVADVRIAADNAQFGLPEIKLGIIPGAGGTQRLPRLIGIGRAKELIFSGAFIKADEALQIGLVNKVVPPDQLSAETQKMAKRFADQGAVALRLAKAAVNEGLRMDLEAGLEYEHKCFSLLFATEDQKEGMKAFMEKRPAKFQGK is encoded by the coding sequence ATGTCATATGAGACAATATTAGTGGAAATCGAAGAAGGAATCGCCACGATTACACTAAATCGTCCTGATGTGCTAAACGCGTTGAATGACAAAGTATTCAATGAGTTGGAGGAAGCAGCCACAAAACTCGCAGCTGATGAAGCAGTGAGAGTAGTAATCATAACGGGAGGAGAGAAAGTCTTTGCGGCTGGGGCAGATATCAGTCAAATGGCCACTTCTTCTGCAGTGGAAGTAGCGACTGGAGGTAATCCCGCGCAAAAGGCTTTCATCAATATTGAAAACATGCCAAAGCCCGTTATAGCCTCAATCTCAGGTTTCGCCTTGGGAGGAGGGTGCGAACTAACCTTGGTGGCTGATGTACGCATTGCGGCGGACAATGCTCAATTTGGCTTGCCAGAAATCAAACTAGGCATTATACCAGGCGCCGGGGGAACCCAACGTCTGCCTCGTCTGATCGGTATCGGTAGAGCCAAAGAATTAATTTTTAGCGGAGCTTTTATTAAAGCAGATGAGGCTTTACAGATAGGTCTTGTGAATAAAGTAGTGCCTCCGGATCAGTTATCTGCGGAAACCCAAAAAATGGCGAAACGATTTGCCGATCAGGGTGCAGTGGCCTTACGCTTAGCCAAAGCAGCTGTTAATGAGGGGTTAAGGATGGATTTAGAAGCTGGTCTGGAATATGAACATAAATGCTTTAGTCTGCTGTTTGCGACAGAAGATCAAAAAGAAGGTATGAAGGCCTTTATGGAAAAACGTCCTGCTAAGTTCCAAGGAAAATAG
- a CDS encoding GyrI-like domain-containing protein, with protein sequence MGVNIIITSELIKQSIDYIMQHIDEEISIEDVANYCNYSKYYFSRVFKAETGESTYAFIKRLKMERSALRLKLEKDKSITDIGVSYGYSSSNYSSAFKKHHNISPAEFRKAMYTAIAPHPFYADKLARFKSFMEYDQKIIITELDDFVVIHERHIGNYNELGKNWLEFTEKYHDCIKDDTLLIERFYDDPSITSVKQCLYELCMTVDQNCPLDNVIIIPGGGFAKFRFEGLIQDIFAAFQGVFTVWLPESGYEMRESYGLDIYRAIDRESMRVVMDLCIPIK encoded by the coding sequence ATGGGGGTGAATATTATAATCACCAGCGAATTAATAAAACAAAGTATTGATTATATCATGCAACATATTGACGAAGAAATCTCCATAGAAGATGTAGCAAATTACTGTAATTATTCAAAGTATTACTTTAGCAGAGTTTTTAAAGCGGAAACAGGAGAAAGTACTTATGCCTTTATTAAACGGTTAAAAATGGAACGGAGTGCTTTAAGATTAAAGCTTGAAAAAGATAAATCCATTACCGATATTGGTGTTTCGTATGGATATAGTTCATCAAATTATAGTTCGGCGTTTAAGAAACACCATAATATTTCTCCTGCGGAATTTAGAAAAGCAATGTATACAGCCATTGCTCCCCATCCTTTTTACGCGGACAAACTTGCTCGGTTTAAATCATTTATGGAGTATGATCAAAAGATTATAATAACGGAACTGGATGACTTTGTAGTTATCCATGAAAGACATATTGGGAACTATAATGAGCTGGGCAAAAATTGGCTTGAATTCACCGAAAAGTATCATGATTGTATTAAGGATGATACACTTTTGATCGAAAGATTTTATGATGATCCATCCATTACAAGTGTAAAGCAGTGTTTATATGAGCTTTGTATGACGGTTGATCAAAACTGTCCGTTAGATAATGTCATAATTATTCCAGGGGGGGGATTTGCAAAATTCCGCTTTGAAGGATTGATACAGGATATTTTTGCTGCCTTTCAAGGGGTATTTACTGTCTGGTTGCCCGAGAGTGGTTATGAAATGAGAGAAAGCTATGGTTTGGATATTTATCGGGCTATAGACAGAGAAAGCATGCGGGTTGTTATGGATTTATGTATACCAATTAAATAG
- a CDS encoding alcohol dehydrogenase has product MKQETMKVLVYHEPGKISLDDAPVPKILKSTDAIVKVTLSTICGSDIHIIGGHAGVQPPHILGHEFCGEIIELGSAINNFKIGDRVAISCVAFCGECFYCKQGLHYHCTDQDCTCFGTNRPNGPSLSGCQAEFVRLPYASNYMHKIPEGFTEEDMLFVGDILSTGYFGCEQVHIQPGESVLIIGAGPVGMCSALTAKLWGPAQIIIVDLDQSRLDVCLREGIADIALNPADVDIIKNVRELTNGRGADRVIEAIGSETTLQTALRAVRIGGSVCTVGSYAKPVTLPLNTYWVKNITLSMGFVPVDRLPELIKLIQAGKINTKFLMTHKAPLNDIIKGYDVFGNKKDDCLKWVITPYDR; this is encoded by the coding sequence ATGAAACAGGAAACTATGAAAGTCCTTGTGTATCATGAACCAGGAAAGATCAGTTTGGATGATGCTCCGGTGCCAAAGATTCTCAAATCAACAGATGCTATTGTAAAAGTGACCTTATCAACAATTTGTGGCAGCGACATTCATATTATCGGGGGTCATGCTGGTGTTCAACCTCCACATATTCTTGGACACGAATTCTGTGGAGAAATAATTGAACTTGGCTCTGCTATTAATAATTTTAAAATCGGAGACAGGGTAGCTATATCCTGTGTTGCCTTTTGCGGTGAATGCTTTTACTGCAAACAGGGTCTGCATTATCACTGCACTGATCAAGACTGTACCTGTTTCGGAACAAATAGACCGAACGGACCGTCGCTTTCCGGTTGCCAAGCCGAATTTGTTCGTTTACCTTATGCTTCTAATTATATGCATAAAATTCCTGAAGGTTTTACGGAAGAAGACATGCTGTTTGTTGGCGACATCTTATCGACAGGCTATTTTGGCTGCGAACAGGTTCATATTCAACCAGGGGAAAGCGTACTCATCATCGGTGCTGGCCCAGTTGGAATGTGTTCTGCACTAACTGCTAAACTGTGGGGACCTGCCCAAATCATCATCGTTGATTTGGATCAGTCGAGGCTCGATGTGTGCTTGAGAGAGGGTATCGCTGACATAGCACTAAATCCTGCGGACGTCGATATTATAAAAAATGTACGTGAACTAACAAACGGACGTGGTGCTGACAGAGTCATTGAGGCAATCGGATCAGAAACCACTCTACAGACGGCTCTTCGAGCGGTAAGGATTGGTGGTAGTGTCTGTACCGTTGGTAGTTATGCAAAACCTGTAACTCTGCCACTAAACACTTACTGGGTAAAAAATATTACTCTCAGTATGGGATTTGTCCCGGTTGACCGCCTTCCTGAACTGATCAAGCTTATCCAGGCAGGAAAAATTAATACCAAGTTCTTAATGACCCACAAAGCACCTCTAAACGATATCATCAAGGGATATGACGTTTTCGGCAACAAGAAGGACGACTGCCTCAAATGGGTTATCACCCCCTATGATAGGTGA
- a CDS encoding DUF6144 family protein, translating to MFDIRKIQEQAIYTAVKSASNDEKAREIIYGMDGLAGAEDNPTWVKSTMKRLENHFYESAIYEIRRNCQCGYGMDEKLALVKELIALSLNMEEFGNLDEAQAAGLYCENGELFLQFLFCPCPMLAEVDRLDTNTWCQCTTGYSKVLFEKAFACEVDVELLESIKMGNKKCLMKIIPQEAVWK from the coding sequence ATGTTTGATATAAGGAAAATTCAAGAACAGGCAATTTATACAGCTGTCAAAAGTGCCAGTAATGATGAAAAAGCGAGAGAGATCATTTATGGAATGGATGGACTGGCTGGGGCTGAGGATAATCCGACATGGGTTAAATCTACTATGAAAAGATTAGAAAACCATTTTTATGAGTCAGCTATTTATGAGATTAGAAGGAACTGTCAATGCGGATATGGAATGGATGAGAAATTAGCATTAGTGAAAGAACTGATAGCCTTGTCATTGAATATGGAAGAATTCGGGAATTTAGACGAAGCTCAAGCAGCCGGTTTATATTGTGAAAATGGAGAGCTATTTCTTCAATTTCTCTTTTGCCCATGTCCAATGCTTGCAGAGGTAGATCGATTAGATACAAATACATGGTGTCAATGCACGACAGGGTATAGTAAAGTCTTATTTGAGAAAGCCTTTGCTTGTGAAGTAGATGTGGAACTGTTAGAAAGTATAAAAATGGGGAATAAAAAGTGCCTTATGAAAATCATTCCTCAAGAAGCTGTGTGGAAATAG
- a CDS encoding hydrolase, with product MTTTISRDEALELLMKYNKDPFHILHGLTVSGVMMWFADTLGYAGESEYWGIVGLLHDIDYEMYPDQHCIKAKELLSAANVSDEMIYSIASHGYGICVDTKPIHLMEKILYATDELTGLINAAVKMRPSKSSMDLELSSLKKKFKDKKFAAGCSRNVIQQGAEMLDWNLDELLEKTILAMRSCEESVNQSMKNLELT from the coding sequence ATGACAACTACCATTAGCAGAGATGAAGCACTTGAATTACTTATGAAATATAACAAAGATCCATTTCATATTTTACACGGATTAACCGTATCTGGCGTAATGATGTGGTTTGCCGACACCTTGGGATATGCCGGTGAATCTGAATACTGGGGGATCGTCGGGTTACTACATGATATTGACTATGAAATGTACCCAGACCAACATTGTATAAAAGCTAAAGAATTATTAAGTGCAGCAAATGTCAGCGATGAAATGATATATTCCATTGCCAGTCATGGATACGGAATATGTGTTGATACTAAGCCCATACACTTAATGGAAAAAATACTCTATGCCACAGATGAACTCACAGGATTAATCAATGCCGCAGTTAAAATGCGCCCTTCCAAAAGTTCAATGGATTTAGAGCTTTCCAGTTTAAAAAAGAAATTTAAGGATAAAAAATTTGCCGCAGGCTGTTCCCGGAATGTCATCCAACAAGGAGCAGAGATGTTGGACTGGAATCTGGATGAGCTTCTGGAAAAAACGATATTGGCAATGAGGTCTTGTGAAGAATCCGTTAATCAATCGATGAAGAATTTAGAACTAACCTAA
- a CDS encoding 4Fe-4S binding protein has product MMKVLRAIEMNRCIGCLSCMITCSAVNQQDHSILKSAIRIKTSGGLTGKFIAIVCQACRGDVPCAEICPTGALIKRQAGGVLLDKEKCIGCELCVGACTVDAIYFNSDTKKPIVCKHCGVCVRFCPHGCLELIEEVQ; this is encoded by the coding sequence ATGATGAAAGTATTAAGAGCAATTGAAATGAACCGCTGTATAGGCTGTTTATCATGTATGATAACCTGTAGCGCCGTCAACCAACAAGACCATTCCATCTTGAAAAGTGCTATTCGTATTAAAACCAGCGGTGGGCTGACAGGCAAGTTTATTGCCATTGTTTGTCAAGCGTGTAGAGGCGATGTACCCTGTGCAGAAATCTGTCCGACAGGCGCACTTATAAAACGTCAAGCCGGAGGAGTTTTATTAGATAAAGAAAAATGTATCGGCTGTGAACTTTGCGTTGGTGCGTGCACTGTTGATGCAATTTATTTTAACTCAGATACAAAAAAGCCTATTGTCTGTAAGCATTGTGGTGTCTGTGTAAGATTTTGTCCGCACGGATGTTTAGAGTTAATTGAGGAGGTTCAGTGA